A genome region from Arachidicoccus soli includes the following:
- a CDS encoding flavin reductase family protein yields the protein MLTLNTNDLTPLQMQNYLQYAIAPRPICFASTIDKNGVVNLSPFSFFNMFSTNPPLCVFSPARRVRDNTTKHTYQNILEVKECVINIVNFSMVQQTSLASTEYAKGVNEFEKSGFTMLKSDLVKPPRVAEAPVQFECMIKDVISLGENAGAGNLILAEIKRIHIQEEILDEDGKIDQAKIDLVARLGGDWYCRVTKDNLFKVPKPLRTLGIGIDALPPSVRNSKILTGNDLGMLGNVEHLPTTEEIQAIKLLPVVKNILEEKGNLLERLHGFAHTLLEEEKVAEALKIVMINQ from the coding sequence ATGCTCACTCTTAACACGAATGACCTCACGCCTTTGCAAATGCAAAACTATCTGCAATATGCTATTGCTCCTCGACCGATATGTTTTGCTTCTACAATTGATAAAAATGGAGTAGTAAATCTTAGCCCATTTAGTTTTTTTAATATGTTCAGCACTAACCCGCCGCTTTGTGTTTTTTCTCCGGCAAGGCGTGTAAGAGATAATACAACCAAACATACATATCAAAATATTTTAGAAGTAAAAGAATGTGTTATTAATATTGTGAATTTCTCTATGGTGCAGCAGACTAGTCTTGCAAGCACAGAATATGCAAAAGGTGTAAATGAATTCGAAAAATCAGGCTTCACAATGCTGAAATCTGATTTAGTAAAACCTCCGCGTGTGGCAGAGGCCCCGGTACAATTTGAATGCATGATAAAAGATGTGATTAGTTTGGGTGAAAATGCAGGTGCGGGAAATTTGATTTTGGCAGAAATAAAACGTATTCATATTCAGGAAGAAATATTAGATGAAGATGGAAAAATTGATCAGGCGAAAATAGATTTAGTCGCCCGACTTGGAGGCGACTGGTATTGCCGAGTTACAAAAGATAATTTATTTAAAGTGCCAAAGCCTTTAAGAACATTAGGCATTGGTATCGATGCACTGCCTCCATCCGTTAGAAATTCAAAAATTCTAACCGGAAATGATTTAGGGATGTTAGGCAATGTAGAACACTTACCTACTACAGAAGAAATACAAGCGATAAAGCTGTTGCCAGTGGTGAAAAATATTTTAGAAGAAAAAGGGAATCTTTTAGAACGATTACACGGTTTTGCGCACACCCTTTTGGAAGAAGAAAAAGTAGCAGAAGCTTTGAAGATTGTTATGATAAATCAATAA